TCAAACATCATCCCGTTCTCAGCAAGACGGAGCGAGTGTCCATGCACTGTTGCACCGCGGATACCAGTACGTGCCGGGTCGAAGATATTGGTCGATACGAGTTCCTTTGAAATCTGTTCAAGGTCACGCTCACGGCACTCGACGATCTGACGTCCTGAGAGCGTACCCGGGTCGATACCACGGTAGCGGTATGCCTCGGTGTAGGTTCTCTGGTACGGCTGGGATGGTGCGTTAAACATCGAGTCGGCAAACTGGATGTACCTGACACGATCTCCTGCCTTTGCTCCCTCGGTTGGGGCAACGATCTTTCTGATCGGGCAGTCCGGCTCACCCTGCTCTGCAAGTGGCGGGTGTGCGGTTGGGTATGCCTGACCTGGTGCACGGTGTCCGAGAATAAGGACAATGTCCTCATCGGTTACATCGCGAATCTTTTCAAGTTTAACGGCCGGGTTCATCTGGTTCCGCCGGTTCTCGGCGACCTTGGATGTTCCCGGGCCATACTGTGGTTTGTATGCCATGAATAATTCACCTCAGTGAAGGTTTCCCTTCATGTTTTCTTTATTGTTCGTAATACTTCACGGATGACATCTGCCAGCTTTTCCCGTGTCGGTGTCTGCCCACGCGTCACCCCGCTTACGATTGCGACGACAGTACCTTTTGTCAGGATCGCATCATCACGGGGCATAACGAATGCCGTCTTCACGCCTTCCCGTGCGAGATCTTCATAATCGATCGGCGCCTGGGAGACGACGACTGCATTGATATCGCATGCCTCCAGGATGCTTCTGGCCTTATGCACAACATGTGACCGGACATTGCCCATGTGGAGAACAGCGACCCTGTGCCGTTCGATCTGTTCAACCTCACGGTACGTGAGGCCGAAGTTCGAACCGATTGCTGCTCCTCCGAGCTTTCCTGCATCTGCCGGAATGCCGCTGCCCGCGTTCAACACCAGGGTGCTTACGCTGTATTCGACCCCCTGCTGCCTGAGTGCTGACGTGATATCGCAGATCGGCTTTGTGACATGCCTCCGTCCGGGAGACATTGCCACCACGATGACGTCCGGGTACCGGCACTCGGAGATCGTTCCTCGCTGGGCGAGTGATCCTCCTTTGCCCATTCCCATGGACTGGCGGCAGTCGACGACCTGTGTCACACGTCCGATTGGCATGTTACTTGTTTCCCTGCAGGATAATCGGTCTGGTTTTGCTCTTTGGGTCAACCATGCCGAGAATACGTTCATCCTCGACAACACCGTATTTTGCATAGTCGGTCATGGTCATGCTGGAACGCATGAATTTACCCTCCTGGAGGGTATGGGGTAACTCTCTGAAGGCCGCCTCACACGCGGATCTGATCTCAGGTATGGTGGATGCATCTTCAAGCTCAAGAAGAATTGTACCAACATGGACCTGCAGTTTGATCGTCTCACCCATCACCTCGATCTCCCTCCTGAATGCAATCACATTGGGTGTACCTCGAGCAGGCCCATAGGGGACAATCTCGGGTAACCGTGGACCGTTGAAGACGATCCGCCTGATGCCGCCGAGGGCGAGGATCCGGTTTGCCAGATCCTCGACTGTATCGGGGTTGAGGAAACGTGCGGGGACGATTCGTACCTGTGGATAGCTGGTGTCTGCCATTGTAATCCTTGGTTTCTGACGGGATTATACGGCTTTTGCAATTGCCTGGATTGGCTTTGCAAATTCTTCGACCTGGCCGAAGGTGTCACCATAGATCTTCGATGTGCTCTCTGGAGAGAACATCTGGGTTCCTGCATCAAGTGCACATGCAGCGACGATACAGGGGATACCGACACCGGCTGCGTGCCTGGTGACGACGTGGTTTCCGTTGAAGATACCTGGTCCTCCACCACCATAGATCGAGTGGCTGAAGAAGGAGAAACCAACTGCAACACCCATTACACGGCCGTAGTCACAGCCTGGGAGACCGGTCTCGTGCTCAAGCAGATCGTTGAAGTACAGGAGTGTTGAAGAGACTGCCTGTGCGAAACGTCCTGCACCACAGTTGACCATGGTTGCTGCCATTGTACCTGCTGCTGCATAGGCATTCCAGAGCATCGGGTCCTTCGTGTCATAGAACTGGAAGTATCCGCCCTTCTTGCCGGGTGCAATAACCTTGTCCTCAAGTGCACGCTCGACAAGTGACTGGACAACGGTACCGATGGTTCCGTTCTGGCCGTTTGCCTTGACAAGGTCATAAACAAGGTTGTTTGCGTTTAAGCCCTGGTAGGCGTAGAGGAGCAGCTGTGCACGCTCGAAGGGACCGATTGCGGCGCCCATCTCGAACTCTCCTGCCTGCTCGAAGGTGGCTGAGAGTGCTGCACCCTGCATTGCGTTCTTTCCGGTCATCATGACGGCGTGGTTTGCCGGGATGTTCCGGAGTGCGTACCCGAGACCTTCGTTGTTCTGTGGAATTGAGAGAATTGAAACAACATTTCCGCCTGATGGGTCCATCGTCTGCGGGTAGGTTCCCCAGATGGCTGCCTTGACGGTGTTTGCATCAAACATGTCCACATTGAACTGCTCCATGATGGCATAGGTTGCAGCAGATGCAACAGAAGTGATTGCGGCATCATAGGTGGATGCTGCATTCAGACGTGCAGTCGGTGCCTCGACAAGGAGAAGACCGCCGTTCTTGAATGGCGTGATCTTTGTGTCGTCGCCGTCCTGTACCTGCACCATCTCTTTGATCTTCTCTGAGATTGCGCCTGAGTTCTTGACGATGTCAAGATCAAGCTCACGGCCAAGGATCTGCTGGTGTTTGCCGATCTTTCCGGTCTTGAGTGCTTCCTCAACTCCGCCAAGGTTGACGGCAACCGTCCTCTTGGTCAGGTTGATCATCTTCTGGATAGCAGGGTTCACAAGCGGGCTGACTTTCTCAAGTGCAACACCGCTCTTCAGGAGCTTTCCTGCATCGTCATACAGGTCGATTGAGTCTTTAAATTTTGCCATGTTTTTTCCTCCAAATACCGTTTGATTCGATTCGTTCCGGTCATTGAGTTACTGAATACTAAAAGGTGTCACTGAAACAGGTTCTGATGATGATTGGCACGTCCCCTCTGGGACACTCGAATATTCCTTATGTCAGGATATAAGGTTTGTCTTTTCTTCCTGAGTGGGTTTTATATAAAAAATAGTGAAATAAAATGGCATTTTGGGACAATCTTCAAATATTGGAACAAATTTGTCTTTTCTATCGGAAGTTAGTGTTAATATTTGAGAGGGTTTGTATGATTCTGTATGTTCATATGGAGAAGTTTCAGTCTACAAATCTCTGCGCTCTGGGATATGTGTACTTTCTGGGCCTGATACGACAAATTCTGGCGAAATGGCGCCTATAACGTCTTTTTTCAACCTGTCAAAACCGATGTCGTCGAGCTGATCGCCGAGGAGTTTTCCGTCCCATGCCTTCCGGTAGATCCACGTGACGACCATATCGATTGCGGTATGCAGAACCTCTCTGTCGTTGACCGTGACGAGGGTTCGTCCAACCGTCGGATGACGCCCCCGCTTTCCGCCAACAGTGATCATGTAGGCGAGGGGGTGGCCTTTGAGGATATGGAATGGGCAGATGTGGATGCAGTTGCCGCAGTCAATGCACTTTTCGCGGTTCAGCACAATATCGCCGCTCTTCACGACAAGGGCGCCTTCCTTGCAGTAGTTCACACATGTTCCGCACCCGGTGCAGAGTCCGGGATCCCGGATCGGCTGCCGGATGCCGGAGATGCCGATCTCACAGAGGCGTTCCGAGACGCAGCTGTTTGGACAGGATGCAACGGCAATCCTGACTCGAATCGGCATATTTTTCCCAAAATACTTTTTATCGATCTCCTGTGCAACAGAAATTGAATCTATGTTTGCAAGCCTGCACCGATCTGTTCCCGGACATGCGGTAATATTGACTATCTCCTCACGCTCTGATCCAACAGGTGTCCCGTTTGCCTCAAGTGCCTGTCCAACGTCTTCGAGATCCCGTATCTTTACATGGGGGATCTCAAATGTCTGCCTGACAGTCAGGTGAGCGCTTCCATCACCAAACCGTGATGCGATATCTCCTATCCCTGCAAGCTGCGCTGTGGTGGCTATGCCAGCCGGTAACCTGACCCGGACAGTACAATAGTCTTTTGTATTTTCGGTGATCACACCGCCGCGGGTGTGCATCCCTCTGTCTCTTTCTATCTCCATATAATATCCTCAGCTTTGTATGAGTCATTATATGGGTAAAATATTTGGCTTTGAGGAAAACACCACAATCGGCAAGAACTGCCAGTGTGTCAGGGGCGTGAAATGTACCGTTGCCCTGTTTCATCCCACCTCTTCTGCGCCTTTCTGCAGTGCAGCTGCAACAGCAGTTGCTGTTC
Above is a window of Methanocalculus natronophilus DNA encoding:
- the mcrG gene encoding coenzyme-B sulfoethylthiotransferase subunit gamma; the encoded protein is MAYKPQYGPGTSKVAENRRNQMNPAVKLEKIRDVTDEDIVLILGHRAPGQAYPTAHPPLAEQGEPDCPIRKIVAPTEGAKAGDRVRYIQFADSMFNAPSQPYQRTYTEAYRYRGIDPGTLSGRQIVECRERDLEQISKELVSTNIFDPARTGIRGATVHGHSLRLAENGMMFDMLQRCLLEDDGVVKYVKNQIGEPLDRKVAVGKPMDEKWLGDNTTIFHVLGGNPFRNDTEYLEYVQRIHSLRTKYGYMPKE
- the mcrC gene encoding methyl-coenzyme M reductase I operon protein C codes for the protein MPIGRVTQVVDCRQSMGMGKGGSLAQRGTISECRYPDVIVVAMSPGRRHVTKPICDITSALRQQGVEYSVSTLVLNAGSGIPADAGKLGGAAIGSNFGLTYREVEQIERHRVAVLHMGNVRSHVVHKARSILEACDINAVVVSQAPIDYEDLAREGVKTAFVMPRDDAILTKGTVVAIVSGVTRGQTPTREKLADVIREVLRTIKKT
- the mcrD gene encoding methyl-coenzyme M reductase operon protein D → MADTSYPQVRIVPARFLNPDTVEDLANRILALGGIRRIVFNGPRLPEIVPYGPARGTPNVIAFRREIEVMGETIKLQVHVGTILLELEDASTIPEIRSACEAAFRELPHTLQEGKFMRSSMTMTDYAKYGVVEDERILGMVDPKSKTRPIILQGNK
- the mcrB gene encoding coenzyme-B sulfoethylthiotransferase subunit beta; amino-acid sequence: MAKFKDSIDLYDDAGKLLKSGVALEKVSPLVNPAIQKMINLTKRTVAVNLGGVEEALKTGKIGKHQQILGRELDLDIVKNSGAISEKIKEMVQVQDGDDTKITPFKNGGLLLVEAPTARLNAASTYDAAITSVASAATYAIMEQFNVDMFDANTVKAAIWGTYPQTMDPSGGNVVSILSIPQNNEGLGYALRNIPANHAVMMTGKNAMQGAALSATFEQAGEFEMGAAIGPFERAQLLLYAYQGLNANNLVYDLVKANGQNGTIGTVVQSLVERALEDKVIAPGKKGGYFQFYDTKDPMLWNAYAAAGTMAATMVNCGAGRFAQAVSSTLLYFNDLLEHETGLPGCDYGRVMGVAVGFSFFSHSIYGGGGPGIFNGNHVVTRHAAGVGIPCIVAACALDAGTQMFSPESTSKIYGDTFGQVEEFAKPIQAIAKAV
- a CDS encoding 4Fe-4S binding protein, with product MEIERDRGMHTRGGVITENTKDYCTVRVRLPAGIATTAQLAGIGDIASRFGDGSAHLTVRQTFEIPHVKIRDLEDVGQALEANGTPVGSEREEIVNITACPGTDRCRLANIDSISVAQEIDKKYFGKNMPIRVRIAVASCPNSCVSERLCEIGISGIRQPIRDPGLCTGCGTCVNYCKEGALVVKSGDIVLNREKCIDCGNCIHICPFHILKGHPLAYMITVGGKRGRHPTVGRTLVTVNDREVLHTAIDMVVTWIYRKAWDGKLLGDQLDDIGFDRLKKDVIGAISPEFVVSGPESTHIPERRDL